Proteins from a genomic interval of Coccinella septempunctata chromosome 2, icCocSept1.1, whole genome shotgun sequence:
- the LOC123306316 gene encoding probable 39S ribosomal protein L45, mitochondrial: protein MAFRVSNILTLKLLKEKQAGLLIPLTNNIKETVRFSRQKHWDPKFKWMRRAKVIKVDLPNFREDLDSISEEEVRSRLKERGILPRAPYRETSMFVSCTGGVFEPYVPPEGDGKVSPITAQGAKQKLQFLEKKSKTMMAIRKVRQFDEDFDSPRFLKEAEAIYKKMHECMVSQDLDEIQKYVTEKAYPEVTHNLESKTIRWKFLENVELPYIVHARWTDVITKENIFCQITVRFHSKQCLAIYDRFGRLMHGSEILAKDVLEYIVFEKHLSNEYGLWRVHAKIIPDWLPPKEPAKITFIKPKEPIVEDITAKDSVGEKVLLDEQPPKIEGKPDNVVSA from the exons ATGGCTTTCAGAGTGTCGAATATTCTCACCTTAAAACTCCTCAAG GAAAAACAAGCCGGCCTTCTTATTCCTCTGACCAACAATATAAAAGAAACAGTTCGTTTCAGTAGACAGAAACATTGGGATCCAAAATTTAAATGGATGAGGAGAGCAAAAGTTATTAAGGTGGATCTTCCGAACTTCAGGGAGGATCTTGATAGCATTAGTGAAGAAGAAGTTAGATCGAGATTAAAGGAAAGGGGTATACTACCTAGAGCACCATACAGGGAGACATCTATGTTTGTCAGTTGTACTGGCGGTGTTTTTGAACCATATGTACCACCAGAAGGGGATGGCAAAGTATCTCCCATAACAGCACAG GGTGCAAAACAAAAGTTACAATTCCTTGAGAAGAAGTCAAAAACAATGATGGCCATCAGAAAAGTGAGACAATTTGACGAAGATTTTGATTCACCTCGGTTTTTGAAGGAGGCTGAAgctatatataaaaaaatgcaTGAATGTATGGTTAGTCAAGACCTGgatgaaattcagaaatatgTTACAGAAAAAGCTTATCCTGAAGTGACACATAATCTAGAAAGCAAAACAATTAGATGGAAGTTTTTGGAAAATGTAGAACTACCATATATTGTTCATGCTAGGTGGACAGATGTTATCACCAAGGAAAATATTTTCTGCCAAATAACAGTCAGGTTTCATAGTAAGCAG tgtcTTGCAATTTACGATCGATTTGGCAGGTTAATGCATGGTAGTGAAATTTTGGCAAAGGATGTATTAGAGTATATAGTGTTTGAAAAACATTTATCTAATGAGTATGGTTTATGGAGGGTACATGCAAAGATTATACCTGACTGGTTGCCACCTAAAGAGCCcgcaaaaattactttcattaAACCTAAAGAGCCAATTGTGGAAGATATAACAGCTAAAGACAGTGTTGGCGAAAAGGTTTTACTTGATGAGCAACCTccaaaaattgaaggaaaaccTGATAATGTAGTGTCGGCTTGA